The following coding sequences lie in one Lolium perenne isolate Kyuss_39 chromosome 2, Kyuss_2.0, whole genome shotgun sequence genomic window:
- the LOC127324004 gene encoding peptidyl-prolyl cis-trans isomerase FKBP19, chloroplastic, which yields MSSPACRPGLPAPRRQATLLLQPAAPPSVSRRPIHRTASSRSTFEVCSPGARRRQTRVIPSCHGGMIERRRLLLIPAITITIGSFQYSLENGAAKAEFTDMPALRGKDYGKTKMSYPDYTETESGLQYKDLRVGDGPSPKKGETVVVDWDGYTIGYYGRIFEARNKTKGGSFEGGDKEFFKFKIGSGQVIPAFEEAMTGMRPGGVRRIIVPPDIGYPDNDLNKLGPKPTTFSGQRALDFVLRNQGLIDKTLLFDIELIRIVPTQ from the exons ATGTCATCCCCGGCGTGCCGTCCCGGCCTCCCGGCGCCCCGCCGGCAGGCgacgctcctcctccagccggccgCTCCTCCGTCCGTCTCGAGGCGGCCTATCCATCGAACAGCATCTTCGCGCTCCACCTTCGAGGTCTGTTCTCCTGGGGCCCGCCGTCGTCAAACTCGGGTCATCCCTTCTTGCCATG GTGGTATGATAGAAAGAAGGAGACTACTATTGATTCCTGCAATTACTATAACCATTGGTTCCTTTCAGTACAGTCTGGAGAATGGAGCAGCAAAAGCTGAATTTACTGATA TGCCAGCGCTTCGTGGGAAGGATTATGGAAAGACAAAAATGAGTTATCCTGATTATACTGAAACAGAATCTGGCCTCCAGTACAAG GACTTGCGGGTTGGAGATGGCCCATCCCCAAAGAAGGGGGAGACTGTAGTG GTTGATTGGGATGGATACACAATTGGATACTATGGTCGCATTTTCGAAGCTCGAAATAAGACAAAAGGTGGTTCGTTTGAG GGTGGTGATAAAGAATTCTTCAAGTTTAAGATTGGATCAGGACAG GTAATACCAGCTTTTGAGGAGGCTATGACAGGCATGCGTCCAGGTGGAGTTAGAAG GATAATAGTACCACCGGATATTGGATATCCTGACAATGACTTGAACAAGTTAGGCCCAAAACCAACAACATTCTCG GGACAAAGGGCTCTAGATTTTGTTCTAAGGAATCAAGGGCTAATAGATAAAACTCTCCTGTTTGACATTGAGCTTATCAGGATAGTTCCAACTCAATAG